One stretch of Clavelina lepadiformis chromosome 6, kaClaLepa1.1, whole genome shotgun sequence DNA includes these proteins:
- the LOC143463044 gene encoding basic immunoglobulin-like variable motif-containing protein, giving the protein MGNFYSSSKEEPQYEEEDSEYESCVEEDYVVGKQQLKQSSKVNCLNGIKQNRSMGQYSVYPNTDMSTEFTLVMEPSMVDDVSSSESELTPSGLATPALSEVEDTFDSSLTSIAASKSIMSQTSSMSPSEEFVSFDGSTIAGSSCMGASGDGVDASLPSKVLSTVDVEVSFVESTALSWDVNFDESKTSKKKTKPPKDLQERLSSKTFVSQRRKEYQKMTVSSPPVMLENIMQRKVLDLRRWYCMSRPQYKKSCGITSLVSVWNYLFSTLGTGNLNPITQEEALHILGFKPPFGEIRFGPFTGNATLMRWFRRLNEFFSVYGKAHYLYKPKGRLQTKKMTDDGALTSLQIGLKSENTGFIYHCLNHYFCPIGYEDTPQNPSEAYEGKRIAAVQEDNCVNPNNFDDAVKYETWVFIGEPSKKHPPMHCKRWTEILQDLHLESPSYYDIRRPEKGVQQRKTKKTGGNLHCIIAFKKTEKRSRKHTSKK; this is encoded by the exons atgGGAAATTTTTATTCCTCCTCGAAGGAAGAGCCACAGTATGAAGAGGAAGATTCAGAATACGAAAGCTGTGTGGAGGAAGATTATGTTGTTGGAAAACAACAGCTGAAACAATCTTCAAAAGTGAATTGTTTAAATGGgattaaacaaaacagaagTATGGGACAATACAGTGTTTATCCAAACACAGACATGTCAACGGAATTTACGCTCGTCATGGAACCAAGCATGGTGGATGATGTGTCCTCTTCTGAATCAGAGTTAACACCATCTGGTCTTGCAACACCAGCATTATCTGAAGTTGAGGACACTTTTGACTCTTCGCTCACTAGCATTGCAGCATCCAAGTCTATAATGAGCCAGACCAGCTCCATGTCCCCATCAGAGGAATTTGTGTCTTTCGATGGGAGCACAATCGCAGGTTCAAGCTGTATGGGAGCATCAGGGGATGGCGTGGATGCAAGTCTTCCGTCTAAAGTTTTAAGCACAGTTGATGTTGAGGTTTCTTTTGTAGAAAGCACAGCCCTGTCCTGGGATGTCAATTTTGATGAAAGTAAAACAAGTAAGAAGAAGACCAAGCCTCCAAAAGACCTACAAGAAAGGCTTTCTTCTAAGACATTTGTCTCACAAAGACGGAAAGAATAccaaaa AATGACCGTCAGCTCTCCACCAGTTATGCTTGAGAACATTATGCAGCGAAAAGTTCTCGATCTTAGGCGATGGTATTGCATGTCTCGGCCGCAATATAAAAAATCGTGTGGCATTACATCTCTTGTTTCTGTTTGGAATTATCTGTTTAGTACTTTAGGGACAGGAAATTTGAACCCAATTACGCAG GAAGAAGCTCTGCACATTTTGGGGTTTAAACCTCCATTTGGTGAAATAAGATTTGGCCCGTTCACTGGCAATGCAACTCTAATGAGATGGTTTCGAAGACTTAATGAATTTTTTAGTGTCTATGGAAAAGCACATTACCTCTATAAACCGAAAG GAAGACTCCAGACGAAAAAAATGACTGATGATGGTGCTTTGACAAGCCTTCAAATTGGactaaaaagtgaaaatactGGATTCATCTATCACTGCTTAAACCATTATTTTTGTCCTATTGGATATGAAGATACGCCCCAG AATCCATCTGAAGCCTATGAAGGAAAAAGAATTGCCGCAGTTCAGGAAGATAACTGTGTCAATCCAAATAATTTTGATGATGCTGTGAAATACGAGACGTGGGTTTTCATAGGAGAACCGAGCAAGAAGCACCCACCAATGCATTGCAAGAG GTGGACAGAGATCCTCCAGGATCTTCATTTGGAGAGTCCATCGTATTATGACATCCGGAGGCCGGAGAAGGGAGTCCAGCAGAGAAAAACCAAAAAGACAGGAGGAAATCTCCATTGCATCATCGCCTTCAAAAAAACGGAGAAGAGATCGCGCAAGCATACTTCTAAAAAATAA